In one Acomys russatus chromosome X, mAcoRus1.1, whole genome shotgun sequence genomic region, the following are encoded:
- the Gprasp2 gene encoding G-protein coupled receptor-associated sorting protein 2, giving the protein MTGAEVETGSQAKPDKKPQEEVVGGAERESEVPLVVRPKVRPQAPATSGARPKTESKSSSKARSKAETQSASGARPKTEAQAMTGARLRSEAQVMTGARPKTDARAVGGARPKTEAKPIPGARPKDDVQAWAQSEFGAEAMSRAEGAPFSNAVTWPLLNAGSTSVTKSKSLSMDRELVNMDRETFPGTQGQPGIQPWFGPGEEANMGSWCYPRPRAREETSNESGFWSADESSTMSSFWTGEEPSIRSWPREEVNTRSRHRAKHQTNSRARPRSKQEPYIDSWSGSEDEGGNPFCFWAGENSNDLFRPRSREEANVRARARTKREDYFESEDEDEFYKESWFLPGEETNRFRRRDKEESNNTVKNRNQKDVKNDDKVQQESRFEEEVIIGSWFWAEQETGLEAAASAVCESEPEAEEGAIGGSLFWTEEKSSLGAVARDEVRPESEEEAIFGSWFWDRDEVCFDPNPTPVYRVKNRFRDLAEEEINVASRPQSWDEVTVEFKPAPSSGLGFPSTRPFIIAEGPSENAEAKAKNAELGAEGEEQGSVQPGLPEPEFPFQYDPSYRSVQEIRAHLKARESAQPESWSCSCIQCELKIGSAEFEELLLLMERIRDPFIHEIAKIVMGMRTASQFTRDFIRDSGVVSLIETLMNYPSSRVRTNFLENMVHMAPPYPNLNMIETFICQVCEETLAHSVDSLEQLTGIRMLRHLTITTDYHILIANYVSGFLALLTTGNARTKFHVLKMLLNLSDNPMVAKKLFSAKALSVFVGLFNIEETNDNIQIVIKMFQNISSIVKSGAMSLMDDDFSLEPLVSAFHEFEELAKRLQIQIDNQNDPEEGQ; this is encoded by the coding sequence ATGACTGGGGCAGAAGTTGAGACTGGTTCCCAGGCTAAGCCTGATAAGAAACCTCAGGAAGAGGTTGTGGGTGGGGCTGAACGAGAAAGTGAAGTCCCTTTGGTCGTCAGACCCAAAGTCAGGCCCCAGGCTCCAGCAACAAGTGGTGCCAGGCCCAAAACTGAAAGTAAATCTTCCTCTAAGGCCAGATCTAAAGCTGAAACCCAGTCGGCGTCTGGAGCCAGACCtaaaactgaggctcaggcaaTGACTGGAGCCAGGCTTAGATCTGAGGCCCAGGTAATGACTGGTGCCAGGCCTAAAACGGATGCCAGGGCAGTAGGTGGTGCTCGCCCTAAGACCGAGGCCAAGCCAATCCCGGGGGCAAGGCCTAAGGATGATGTACAGGCATGGGCCCAGAGTGAGTTTGGGGCTGAGGCAATGTCACGTGCTGAGGGAGCACCCTTCTCTAATGCTGTCACATGGCCACTGCTCAATGCTGGGTCTACATCAGTTACTAAATCCAAGAGTCTATCTATGGATAGAGAACTGGTCAATATGGACAGAGAAACCTTTCCTGGCACCCAGGGTCAGCCTGGAATCCAGCCCTGGTTTGGACCAGGAGAGGAGGCCAATATGGGTTCTTGGTGCTATCCCAGGCCCAGAGCCAGGGAGGAGACCTCTAATGAGTCTGGGTTTTGGTCAGCAGATGAAAGCTCTACAATGTCTTCTTTCTGGACTGGAGAGGAGCCAAGTATCAGATCATGGCCCAGGGAAGAGGTGAATACTAGGTCCAGGCACAGGGCTAAACATCAGACTAACAGCAGGGCCAGGCCCAGATCGAAACAAGAACCCTATATTGATTCTTGGTCTGGGTCTGAGGATGAGGGGGGTAACCCATTCTGTTTTTGGGCTGGAGAAAATTCTAATGACTTGTTTAGGCCTAGAAGCAGGGAAGAGGCAAATGTCAGAGCCAGGGCCAGGACAAAGAGAGAGGACTATTTTGAgtctgaagatgaagatgagtTCTATAAGGAGTCCTGGTTTTTGCCTGGAGAAGAGACTAATAGATTCAGGCGCAGAGACAAGGAAGAGTCTAATAATACCGTGAAAAATAGGAACCAAAAAGATGTTAAAAATGATGACAAAGTCCAGCAAGAGTCCAGGTTTGAGGAGGAAGTGATTATTGGGTCCTGGTTCTGGGCAGAACAGGAGACTGGTTTGGAGGCTGCAGCTTCGGCAGTCTGTGAATCTGAACCAGAGGCTGAAGAGGGAGCTATTGGCGGATCCTTGTTCTGGACAGAAGAAAAGTCCAGTTTGGGGGCTGTGGCCAGAGATGAGGTCAGGCCTGAGTCTGAAGAAGAGGCCATATTTGGGTCCTGGTTTTGGGACAGAGATGAGGTATGTTTTGATCCCAATCCCACTCCTGTGTACAGGGTTAAGAACAGGTTCAGAGATCTAGCCGAGGAGGAGATTAATGTAGCATCCAGGCCCCAATCCTGGGATGAGGTTACTGTTGAGTTCAAACCTGCTCCTAGCAGCGGGCTTGGCTTCCCTTCCACAAGACCCTTTATAATTGCTGAAGGGCCTTCTGAAAATGCTGAGGCAAAAGCCAAGAATGCAGAGCTTGGTGCAGAAGGGGAAGAGCAGGGTTCTGTTCAGCCCGGTCTTCCTGAACCTGAGTTCCCATTTCAGTATGATCCCTCTTACCGGTCAGTCCAGGAAATCCGAGCGCATCTTAAGGCCAGGGAAAGTGCACAGCCTGAGAGTTGGTCTTGCAGCTGCATCCAGTGTGAGCTTAAAATTGGTTCTGCGGAGTTTGAGGAACTGCTTTTACTAATGGAAAGAATTCGTGATCCGTTTATCCACGAAATAGCTAAGATCGTAATGGGCATGAGAACCGCTTCTCAGTTTACCCGAGATTTCATTCGAGATTCTGGGGTTGTCTCACTCATTGAAACCCTGATGAATTATCCTTCGTCCAGAGTTAGGACCAATTTTTTGGAAAACATGGTCCACATGGCTCCACCTTATCCAAATCTAAACATGATCGAGACATTTATTTGTCAGGTGTGTGAGGAAACCCTTGCACATAGTGTGGATTCCCTTGAGCAGCTAACTGGAATAAGGATGCTCAGACACCTCACGATAACTACTGACTACCACATACTGATTGCCAATTATGTGTCCGGCTTTCTGGCCTTATTAACCACAGGCAATGCACGAACAAAGTTTCACGTGCTGAAAATGCTGTTGAACTTGTCTGACAATCCTATGGTGGCAAAGAAACTATTCAGTGCCAAAGCTCTGTCTGTATTTGTGGGTCTCTTTAACATAGAGGAGACAAATGATAATATTCAGATTGTTATTAAAATGTTTCAGAACATCAGTAGCATTGTCAAAAGTGGAGCGATGTCTTTAATGGATGATGATTTCAGTCTTGAGCCGCTTGTTTCTGCATTCCATGAGTTTGAAGAGCTAGCTAAACGCCTGCAAATCCAAATTGATAATCAAAATGATCCCGAGGAGGGACAGTAA